A stretch of Desulfotalea psychrophila LSv54 DNA encodes these proteins:
- the lysC gene encoding Rz1-like lysis system protein LysC: MKKIALFILLLSTLLTSCAGRPGVVQQIKVEKIAPPATMLYCLDEPVLPETLTGANVGGYILELSAAYRDCKRTLAEVQQWAVEGEAP, translated from the coding sequence GTGAAAAAGATTGCCCTATTCATCCTGCTATTGTCTACACTTTTGACCTCCTGCGCGGGGAGACCAGGAGTAGTACAGCAAATTAAGGTAGAGAAAATAGCTCCGCCGGCCACCATGCTCTACTGTCTCGATGAACCTGTTCTGCCCGAGACGCTTACCGGTGCCAATGTAGGTGGCTATATTCTTGAGCTCTCTGCTGCCTACCGTGATTGCAAAAGAACCCTGGCTGAAGTTCAACAGTGGGCGGTGGAGGGCGAAGCACCATGA